One stretch of Zingiber officinale cultivar Zhangliang chromosome 6B, Zo_v1.1, whole genome shotgun sequence DNA includes these proteins:
- the LOC121988725 gene encoding dual specificity protein phosphatase PHS1-like isoform X2 codes for MAEEEQKEENPCPPIITPKESDGEKEYSLSSRVISLLWGDLTGSAQAFERWVALVRNRSGKFRPSGFPHRHSKFEATPGGRFSFDHDQSTKTPHMRELSHNLVNAETCVQSPEMSLWERLGNASNLDIESNDFSWDALSSLHHTEHTSSSEHSEDEMNKAMEVTVNSGGVVFFALFNRTADSSLNEAAAVIKIASSRLATQSERLGYEFAKWIGVGTPQARVIHNSSPEWHQIKVATENARDAAVAAGDEVGELTCSELLEALELSRCLFLMNYVHGSPLLESSNVFQMREAALKAAGALGRVLMLDLVLRNEDRLPSRQLGWRGNYANLLIADKVTRFLQRERRSNSTSGISEPPCQSLDEVNEVGERSLKKEIVNDDRKSEFHVVAIDSGVPRRPPAGKRAKDQERYPKLVELLLNSFEYSSSLLYELSGGRLGHPGPDEGGSQNDSCSSLDDRDTEAAVHEFRGGFRAALRDLQSIHVFLLTLYQKLDGLLRVYLSIISKSSGESERDETGTLDSPSHLSGFALGTPSPAIKHQIVNDVELNDPLMQKSTPKSSPPGSRGSPESASPISRDWNGRNFKGSEESRGLRLTMKLRDFHKLGKVDAELNKEIDQWNGLLRTDVVKFCQEKNFNTGFFEGNDNNIVVDAYELKVRLEHILERIALISDAASTERPSLVTSNLFVGGALAARSKYTLQHLGITHILCLCSNEIGQSDSQYPDLFQYKNFSISDEEDTDISNIFEEASDYIDYVERSGGKVLVHCFEGKSRSATVVLSYLMLRKGYTLSEAWSKLKRVHKRAQPNDGFAKILLDLDRRIHGKISMNWQHKRPVMKVCPICGKNAGLSTSSLKLHLQKIHRSISTGSVDSAVMIEIQKAVEALKISRGNNISPNRKQFTDRL; via the exons ATGGCAGAAGAGGAGCAAAAGGAGGAAAACCCTTGCCCTCCCatcataaccccaaag GAAAGCGACGGGGAGAAAGAATACTCGCTCTCTTCTCGA GTGATTTCTTTGCTTTGGGGAGATTTAACTGGATCTGCACAGGCGTTCGAGAGATGGGTGGCTCTGGTGCGTAATCGCAGCGGTAAGTTCCGGCCATCTGGTTTTCCCCACCGGCATTCAAAGTTTGAAGCAACGCCCGGTGGGAGATTCTCGTTCGACCATGACCAGAG TACCAAGACACCACACATGCGAGAATTGAGTCACAACTTAGTTAATGCAGAAACATGTGTCCAATCACCAGAAATGAGTTTGTGGGAAAGGCTAGGAAATGCTTCAAATTTGGACATTGAATCCAATGACTTCTCTTGGGATGCTCTTTCATCTCTGCATCATACAGAACATACCAGTAGTAGTGAACATTCTGAGGATGAAATGAACAAAGCTATGGAG GTGACTGTCAATTCAGGAGGTGTTGTTTTCTTTGCCTTATTCAACAGAACTGCCGATTCATCCTTAAATGAAGCAGCGGCCGTAATTAAGATTGCATCCTCAAGGCTGGCCACACAGTCAGAGCGCTTAGGTTATGAATTTGCAAAATGGATTGGTGTCGGTACGCCTCAG GCAAGAGTGATACATAATTCCAGTCCCGAGTGGCATCAGATTAAGGTCGCTACAGAAAATGCACGTGATGCAGCAGTTGCAGCTGGAGATGAAGTTGGTGAGCTAACTTGTTCAGAATTGTTGGAAGCTCTCGAATTAAGTCGATGCCTCTTCCTAATGAA TTATGTGCATGGATCACCACTTCTCGAGAGCTCAAATGTATTTCAAATGCGGGAAGCCGCTCTAAAAGCAGCAGGAGCACTAGGCAGAGTTTTGATGTTAGACCTCGTACTTAGAAATGAGGATCGACTCCCCTCTCGTCAGCTGGGGTGGCGCGGCAACTATGCAAATCTGTTAATTGCAGATAAG GTAACAAGGTTTCTACAGAGAGAGAGAAGATCAAACTCAACTAGTGGAATATCTGAGCCTCCGTGTCAGAGCTTGGATGAAGTTAATGAGGTTGGGGAAAGATCATTGAAGAAGGAAATTGTAAACGATGACAGGAAGAGTGAGTTCCATGTTGTGGCCATTGATTCTGGTGTCCCTCGACGACCTCCTGCAGGCAAACGAGCTAAAGATCAGGAACGATACCCAAAGCTCGTCGAATTGTTACTTAACAGTTTTGAGTACTCGTCTAGCCTGTTATATGAGCTATCGGGAGGTAGATTGGGACATCCTGGACCAGACGAGGGAGGTTCACAAAATGACTCATGCTCTTCCCTTGATGATAGAGACACAGAAGCAGCTGTTCATGAGTTCCGAGGAGGATTTCGTGCGGCTCTCAGGGATCTTCAGAGCATCCATGTATTCCTCCTTACTCTCTACCAGAAATTGGATGGCCTATTGCGCGTTTACCTCTCGATAATTAGTAAAAGCTCTGGAGAATCTGAAAGAGATGAGACAGGGACATTAGACTCCCCATCTCACTTGAGTGGATTTGCTTTAGGTACGCCCTCGCCCGCAATCAAGCATCAGATTGTAAATGATGTGGAATTAAATGACCCTTTGATGCAAAAATCAACTCCAAAATCTTCGCCCCCTGGATCACGAGGAAGTCCTGAATCTGCTTCTCCAATCTCAAGGGACTGGAATGGAAGAAACTTCAAAGGAAGTGAGGAGTCTCGTGGCCTTCGGTTGACAATGAAGCTTCGCGACTTTCACAAATTGGGAAAG GTAGATGCTGAGCTCAACAAAGAGATAGACCAGTGGAATGGACTGCTTCGCACCGATGTGGTTAAGTTTTGCCAGGAAAAGAATTTTAATACGGGATTCTTCGAAGGCAACGATAATAACATTGTTGTTGATGCATATGAGCTGAAG GTAAGACTTGAACATATACTTGAAAGGATAGCTCTGATATCTGATGCAGCAAGTACTGAGAGGCCGTCGCTTGTTACTAGTAACCTGTTTGTTGGTGGTGCTCTTGCTGCAAGGTCCAAATACACCCTTCAGCACTTGGGCATTACTCATATTCTCTGTTTGTGTTCGAATGAGATTGGGCAATCAGATTCTCAATATCCTGACCTTTTTCAGTACAAGAACTTCTCC ataaGTGATGAAGAGGACACAGATATCAGTAATATCTTCGAGGAAGCTTCGGATTACATTGATTATGTTGAACGATCTGGAGGAAAAGTTTTAGTTCACTGTTTTGAAGGAAAAAGTCGCAGTGCAACCGTCGTGCTCAGTTACTTGATGCTAAGAAA GGGTTACACTCTTTCAGAAGCTTGGAGCAAACTGAAGAGGGTTCATAAACGAGCCCAACCGAATGATGGATTTGCAAAAATCCTGCTAGATCTTGATAGAAGGATACACGGCAAAATATCTATGAATTGGCAGCACAAGAGGCCGGTGATGAAGGTGTGCCCCATCTGTGGAAAGAATGCTGGGTTGAGCACAAGCTCACTCAAGCTTCACCTCCAGAAGATCCACCGAAGCATCTCCACAGGGAGCGTTGATAGTGCAGTGATGATTGAGATACAGAAGGCCGTTGAGGCACTCAAGATTAGCCGCGGGAACAACATTAGCCCGAACAGGAAGCAGTTCACAGATAGACTTTAG
- the LOC121988725 gene encoding dual specificity protein phosphatase PHS1-like isoform X3 codes for MAEEEQKEENPCPPIITPKESDGEKEYSLSSRVISLLWGDLTGSAQAFERWVALVRNRSGKFRPSGFPHRHSKFEATPGGRFSFDHDQSTKTPHMRELSHNLVNAETCVQSPEMSLWERLGNASNLDIESNDFSWDALSSLHHTEHTSSSEHSEDEMNKAMEVTVNSGGVVFFALFNRTADSSLNEAAAVIKIASSRLATQSERLGYEFAKWIGVGTPQARVIHNSSPEWHQIKVATENARDAAVAAGDEVGELTCSELLEALELSRCLFLMNYVHGSPLLESSNVFQMREAALKAAGALGRVLMLDLVLRNEDRLPSRQLGWRGNYANLLIADKRERRSNSTSGISEPPCQSLDEVNEVGERSLKKEIVNDDRKSEFHVVAIDSGVPRRPPAGKRAKDQERYPKLVELLLNSFEYSSSLLYELSGGRLGHPGPDEGGSQNDSCSSLDDRDTEAAVHEFRGGFRAALRDLQSIHVFLLTLYQKLDGLLRVYLSIISKSSGESERDETGTLDSPSHLSGFALGTPSPAIKHQIVNDVELNDPLMQKSTPKSSPPGSRGSPESASPISRDWNGRNFKGSEESRGLRLTMKLRDFHKLGKVDAELNKEIDQWNGLLRTDVVKFCQEKNFNTGFFEGNDNNIVVDAYELKVRLEHILERIALISDAASTERPSLVTSNLFVGGALAARSKYTLQHLGITHILCLCSNEIGQSDSQYPDLFQYKNFSISDEEDTDISNIFEEASDYIDYVERSGGKVLVHCFEGKSRSATVVLSYLMLRKGYTLSEAWSKLKRVHKRAQPNDGFAKILLDLDRRIHGKISMNWQHKRPVMKVCPICGKNAGLSTSSLKLHLQKIHRSISTGSVDSAVMIEIQKAVEALKISRGNNISPNRKQFTDRL; via the exons ATGGCAGAAGAGGAGCAAAAGGAGGAAAACCCTTGCCCTCCCatcataaccccaaag GAAAGCGACGGGGAGAAAGAATACTCGCTCTCTTCTCGA GTGATTTCTTTGCTTTGGGGAGATTTAACTGGATCTGCACAGGCGTTCGAGAGATGGGTGGCTCTGGTGCGTAATCGCAGCGGTAAGTTCCGGCCATCTGGTTTTCCCCACCGGCATTCAAAGTTTGAAGCAACGCCCGGTGGGAGATTCTCGTTCGACCATGACCAGAG TACCAAGACACCACACATGCGAGAATTGAGTCACAACTTAGTTAATGCAGAAACATGTGTCCAATCACCAGAAATGAGTTTGTGGGAAAGGCTAGGAAATGCTTCAAATTTGGACATTGAATCCAATGACTTCTCTTGGGATGCTCTTTCATCTCTGCATCATACAGAACATACCAGTAGTAGTGAACATTCTGAGGATGAAATGAACAAAGCTATGGAG GTGACTGTCAATTCAGGAGGTGTTGTTTTCTTTGCCTTATTCAACAGAACTGCCGATTCATCCTTAAATGAAGCAGCGGCCGTAATTAAGATTGCATCCTCAAGGCTGGCCACACAGTCAGAGCGCTTAGGTTATGAATTTGCAAAATGGATTGGTGTCGGTACGCCTCAG GCAAGAGTGATACATAATTCCAGTCCCGAGTGGCATCAGATTAAGGTCGCTACAGAAAATGCACGTGATGCAGCAGTTGCAGCTGGAGATGAAGTTGGTGAGCTAACTTGTTCAGAATTGTTGGAAGCTCTCGAATTAAGTCGATGCCTCTTCCTAATGAA TTATGTGCATGGATCACCACTTCTCGAGAGCTCAAATGTATTTCAAATGCGGGAAGCCGCTCTAAAAGCAGCAGGAGCACTAGGCAGAGTTTTGATGTTAGACCTCGTACTTAGAAATGAGGATCGACTCCCCTCTCGTCAGCTGGGGTGGCGCGGCAACTATGCAAATCTGTTAATTGCAGATAAG AGAGAGAGAAGATCAAACTCAACTAGTGGAATATCTGAGCCTCCGTGTCAGAGCTTGGATGAAGTTAATGAGGTTGGGGAAAGATCATTGAAGAAGGAAATTGTAAACGATGACAGGAAGAGTGAGTTCCATGTTGTGGCCATTGATTCTGGTGTCCCTCGACGACCTCCTGCAGGCAAACGAGCTAAAGATCAGGAACGATACCCAAAGCTCGTCGAATTGTTACTTAACAGTTTTGAGTACTCGTCTAGCCTGTTATATGAGCTATCGGGAGGTAGATTGGGACATCCTGGACCAGACGAGGGAGGTTCACAAAATGACTCATGCTCTTCCCTTGATGATAGAGACACAGAAGCAGCTGTTCATGAGTTCCGAGGAGGATTTCGTGCGGCTCTCAGGGATCTTCAGAGCATCCATGTATTCCTCCTTACTCTCTACCAGAAATTGGATGGCCTATTGCGCGTTTACCTCTCGATAATTAGTAAAAGCTCTGGAGAATCTGAAAGAGATGAGACAGGGACATTAGACTCCCCATCTCACTTGAGTGGATTTGCTTTAGGTACGCCCTCGCCCGCAATCAAGCATCAGATTGTAAATGATGTGGAATTAAATGACCCTTTGATGCAAAAATCAACTCCAAAATCTTCGCCCCCTGGATCACGAGGAAGTCCTGAATCTGCTTCTCCAATCTCAAGGGACTGGAATGGAAGAAACTTCAAAGGAAGTGAGGAGTCTCGTGGCCTTCGGTTGACAATGAAGCTTCGCGACTTTCACAAATTGGGAAAG GTAGATGCTGAGCTCAACAAAGAGATAGACCAGTGGAATGGACTGCTTCGCACCGATGTGGTTAAGTTTTGCCAGGAAAAGAATTTTAATACGGGATTCTTCGAAGGCAACGATAATAACATTGTTGTTGATGCATATGAGCTGAAG GTAAGACTTGAACATATACTTGAAAGGATAGCTCTGATATCTGATGCAGCAAGTACTGAGAGGCCGTCGCTTGTTACTAGTAACCTGTTTGTTGGTGGTGCTCTTGCTGCAAGGTCCAAATACACCCTTCAGCACTTGGGCATTACTCATATTCTCTGTTTGTGTTCGAATGAGATTGGGCAATCAGATTCTCAATATCCTGACCTTTTTCAGTACAAGAACTTCTCC ataaGTGATGAAGAGGACACAGATATCAGTAATATCTTCGAGGAAGCTTCGGATTACATTGATTATGTTGAACGATCTGGAGGAAAAGTTTTAGTTCACTGTTTTGAAGGAAAAAGTCGCAGTGCAACCGTCGTGCTCAGTTACTTGATGCTAAGAAA GGGTTACACTCTTTCAGAAGCTTGGAGCAAACTGAAGAGGGTTCATAAACGAGCCCAACCGAATGATGGATTTGCAAAAATCCTGCTAGATCTTGATAGAAGGATACACGGCAAAATATCTATGAATTGGCAGCACAAGAGGCCGGTGATGAAGGTGTGCCCCATCTGTGGAAAGAATGCTGGGTTGAGCACAAGCTCACTCAAGCTTCACCTCCAGAAGATCCACCGAAGCATCTCCACAGGGAGCGTTGATAGTGCAGTGATGATTGAGATACAGAAGGCCGTTGAGGCACTCAAGATTAGCCGCGGGAACAACATTAGCCCGAACAGGAAGCAGTTCACAGATAGACTTTAG
- the LOC121988725 gene encoding dual specificity protein phosphatase PHS1-like isoform X1 → MAEEEQKEENPCPPIITPKESDGEKEYSLSSRVISLLWGDLTGSAQAFERWVALVRNRSGKFRPSGFPHRHSKFEATPGGRFSFDHDQSTKTPHMRELSHNLVNAETCVQSPEMSLWERLGNASNLDIESNDFSWDALSSLHHTEHTSSSEHSEDEMNKAMEVTVNSGGVVFFALFNRTADSSLNEAAAVIKIASSRLATQSERLGYEFAKWIGVGTPQARVIHNSSPEWHQIKVATENARDAAVAAGDEVGELTCSELLEALELSRCLFLMNYVHGSPLLESSNVFQMREAALKAAGALGRVLMLDLVLRNEDRLPSRQLGWRGNYANLLIADKVTSESIDAFYEDVFCASSYAPQVTRFLQRERRSNSTSGISEPPCQSLDEVNEVGERSLKKEIVNDDRKSEFHVVAIDSGVPRRPPAGKRAKDQERYPKLVELLLNSFEYSSSLLYELSGGRLGHPGPDEGGSQNDSCSSLDDRDTEAAVHEFRGGFRAALRDLQSIHVFLLTLYQKLDGLLRVYLSIISKSSGESERDETGTLDSPSHLSGFALGTPSPAIKHQIVNDVELNDPLMQKSTPKSSPPGSRGSPESASPISRDWNGRNFKGSEESRGLRLTMKLRDFHKLGKVDAELNKEIDQWNGLLRTDVVKFCQEKNFNTGFFEGNDNNIVVDAYELKVRLEHILERIALISDAASTERPSLVTSNLFVGGALAARSKYTLQHLGITHILCLCSNEIGQSDSQYPDLFQYKNFSISDEEDTDISNIFEEASDYIDYVERSGGKVLVHCFEGKSRSATVVLSYLMLRKGYTLSEAWSKLKRVHKRAQPNDGFAKILLDLDRRIHGKISMNWQHKRPVMKVCPICGKNAGLSTSSLKLHLQKIHRSISTGSVDSAVMIEIQKAVEALKISRGNNISPNRKQFTDRL, encoded by the exons ATGGCAGAAGAGGAGCAAAAGGAGGAAAACCCTTGCCCTCCCatcataaccccaaag GAAAGCGACGGGGAGAAAGAATACTCGCTCTCTTCTCGA GTGATTTCTTTGCTTTGGGGAGATTTAACTGGATCTGCACAGGCGTTCGAGAGATGGGTGGCTCTGGTGCGTAATCGCAGCGGTAAGTTCCGGCCATCTGGTTTTCCCCACCGGCATTCAAAGTTTGAAGCAACGCCCGGTGGGAGATTCTCGTTCGACCATGACCAGAG TACCAAGACACCACACATGCGAGAATTGAGTCACAACTTAGTTAATGCAGAAACATGTGTCCAATCACCAGAAATGAGTTTGTGGGAAAGGCTAGGAAATGCTTCAAATTTGGACATTGAATCCAATGACTTCTCTTGGGATGCTCTTTCATCTCTGCATCATACAGAACATACCAGTAGTAGTGAACATTCTGAGGATGAAATGAACAAAGCTATGGAG GTGACTGTCAATTCAGGAGGTGTTGTTTTCTTTGCCTTATTCAACAGAACTGCCGATTCATCCTTAAATGAAGCAGCGGCCGTAATTAAGATTGCATCCTCAAGGCTGGCCACACAGTCAGAGCGCTTAGGTTATGAATTTGCAAAATGGATTGGTGTCGGTACGCCTCAG GCAAGAGTGATACATAATTCCAGTCCCGAGTGGCATCAGATTAAGGTCGCTACAGAAAATGCACGTGATGCAGCAGTTGCAGCTGGAGATGAAGTTGGTGAGCTAACTTGTTCAGAATTGTTGGAAGCTCTCGAATTAAGTCGATGCCTCTTCCTAATGAA TTATGTGCATGGATCACCACTTCTCGAGAGCTCAAATGTATTTCAAATGCGGGAAGCCGCTCTAAAAGCAGCAGGAGCACTAGGCAGAGTTTTGATGTTAGACCTCGTACTTAGAAATGAGGATCGACTCCCCTCTCGTCAGCTGGGGTGGCGCGGCAACTATGCAAATCTGTTAATTGCAGATAAGGTGACATCTGAAAGCATTGATGCATTTTACGAAGACGTTTTTTGTGCTAGTAGTTATGCCCCACAGGTAACAAGGTTTCTACAGAGAGAGAGAAGATCAAACTCAACTAGTGGAATATCTGAGCCTCCGTGTCAGAGCTTGGATGAAGTTAATGAGGTTGGGGAAAGATCATTGAAGAAGGAAATTGTAAACGATGACAGGAAGAGTGAGTTCCATGTTGTGGCCATTGATTCTGGTGTCCCTCGACGACCTCCTGCAGGCAAACGAGCTAAAGATCAGGAACGATACCCAAAGCTCGTCGAATTGTTACTTAACAGTTTTGAGTACTCGTCTAGCCTGTTATATGAGCTATCGGGAGGTAGATTGGGACATCCTGGACCAGACGAGGGAGGTTCACAAAATGACTCATGCTCTTCCCTTGATGATAGAGACACAGAAGCAGCTGTTCATGAGTTCCGAGGAGGATTTCGTGCGGCTCTCAGGGATCTTCAGAGCATCCATGTATTCCTCCTTACTCTCTACCAGAAATTGGATGGCCTATTGCGCGTTTACCTCTCGATAATTAGTAAAAGCTCTGGAGAATCTGAAAGAGATGAGACAGGGACATTAGACTCCCCATCTCACTTGAGTGGATTTGCTTTAGGTACGCCCTCGCCCGCAATCAAGCATCAGATTGTAAATGATGTGGAATTAAATGACCCTTTGATGCAAAAATCAACTCCAAAATCTTCGCCCCCTGGATCACGAGGAAGTCCTGAATCTGCTTCTCCAATCTCAAGGGACTGGAATGGAAGAAACTTCAAAGGAAGTGAGGAGTCTCGTGGCCTTCGGTTGACAATGAAGCTTCGCGACTTTCACAAATTGGGAAAG GTAGATGCTGAGCTCAACAAAGAGATAGACCAGTGGAATGGACTGCTTCGCACCGATGTGGTTAAGTTTTGCCAGGAAAAGAATTTTAATACGGGATTCTTCGAAGGCAACGATAATAACATTGTTGTTGATGCATATGAGCTGAAG GTAAGACTTGAACATATACTTGAAAGGATAGCTCTGATATCTGATGCAGCAAGTACTGAGAGGCCGTCGCTTGTTACTAGTAACCTGTTTGTTGGTGGTGCTCTTGCTGCAAGGTCCAAATACACCCTTCAGCACTTGGGCATTACTCATATTCTCTGTTTGTGTTCGAATGAGATTGGGCAATCAGATTCTCAATATCCTGACCTTTTTCAGTACAAGAACTTCTCC ataaGTGATGAAGAGGACACAGATATCAGTAATATCTTCGAGGAAGCTTCGGATTACATTGATTATGTTGAACGATCTGGAGGAAAAGTTTTAGTTCACTGTTTTGAAGGAAAAAGTCGCAGTGCAACCGTCGTGCTCAGTTACTTGATGCTAAGAAA GGGTTACACTCTTTCAGAAGCTTGGAGCAAACTGAAGAGGGTTCATAAACGAGCCCAACCGAATGATGGATTTGCAAAAATCCTGCTAGATCTTGATAGAAGGATACACGGCAAAATATCTATGAATTGGCAGCACAAGAGGCCGGTGATGAAGGTGTGCCCCATCTGTGGAAAGAATGCTGGGTTGAGCACAAGCTCACTCAAGCTTCACCTCCAGAAGATCCACCGAAGCATCTCCACAGGGAGCGTTGATAGTGCAGTGATGATTGAGATACAGAAGGCCGTTGAGGCACTCAAGATTAGCCGCGGGAACAACATTAGCCCGAACAGGAAGCAGTTCACAGATAGACTTTAG